A region of Sandaracinaceae bacterium DNA encodes the following proteins:
- a CDS encoding Bax inhibitor-1 family protein codes for MQEYSYAPSQTATGDRSTFIVKTYLHLLGAIMAFVALEVFIFASGLALPLAQAMMGVSWLLVLGAFMVVSWLGSRIAITAESKIAQYAALGAYVLAEAIIFVPLLLIANMRAEGVISSAAGVTAIGFVGLTAVAFITRKDFSFLRGVLLWGGFGVLLLIVAGVLFGFQLGTFFSVGMVVFAGAAILYDTSNVIHHYPEDRYVGASLALFSSVALMFWYVLRIFISRD; via the coding sequence ATGCAAGAGTACTCGTACGCTCCATCACAGACCGCCACTGGCGACCGGTCGACGTTCATCGTCAAGACCTACCTGCACCTCCTCGGCGCCATCATGGCGTTCGTCGCGCTCGAGGTCTTCATCTTCGCGAGCGGCCTCGCCCTGCCCCTGGCCCAGGCCATGATGGGCGTGAGCTGGTTGCTGGTGCTCGGGGCCTTCATGGTGGTCAGCTGGCTGGGCAGTCGCATCGCCATCACGGCCGAGTCGAAGATCGCGCAGTACGCCGCGCTCGGCGCGTACGTGCTGGCCGAAGCCATCATCTTCGTGCCCCTGCTGCTCATCGCCAACATGCGGGCCGAGGGCGTCATCAGCTCGGCCGCCGGCGTCACGGCCATCGGCTTCGTCGGCCTGACGGCCGTGGCCTTCATCACGCGCAAGGACTTCAGCTTCCTGCGCGGCGTGTTGCTCTGGGGCGGCTTCGGCGTGCTGCTGCTCATCGTCGCGGGCGTCCTGTTCGGCTTCCAGCTGGGCACGTTCTTCAGCGTGGGCATGGTCGTCTTCGCCGGCGCTGCCATCCTGTACGACACGTCTAATGTCATCCACCACTACCCCGAGGACCGCTACGTGGGCGCGTCGCTCGCGCTGTTCTCTTCCGTAGCCCTCATGTTCTGGTACGTCCTGCGCATCTTCATATCGCGGGACTGA